GCCAGCATGCGCCGACGCCAGCGAACTGGCACAGGCGGCGTGGGAAGCAGGTAGCGCGCCAAGTCAATTACGTTCTTCAGGTCATAGGCCATGCCGATGCGGTCCAGGACGAATTTCAGAAGGCGCTCGCGGTCGTCCGCCGTCAGACCAACAGGCCGACAGATTCGGGTATTGAGTCTCCGGTATTTCACTAGTGGTACGGCGATCACCCCATGCTCGAGATCGGCCTCGACCAATACATTCTCTCCGGTGCCGCTGCCCGAGGTGCCCAGCGCGTTGCCGACGAAAAGCGCTGCGTGGGACCAGGTGGACTGAGTAAGGTACTTGACCGCGACGCTGAAACGTTGATTGCCTTCCACGAGCAATACGTCCCCCGGCCGCAGGTAATCCGCTAGGACATCCGGCTCCTGGAAGGAGAACGCCTCGTAACGGGCCGACGGCGCAGTCAAATACTGCACCAGCCAACTCATCAGCTTGTCGCTAACCCATCGCATGTCTAAAATTCATGCAATTTACACACGGTTCGGACCACTCGAGCCACTGTCTTGTTCTTGATCGATGTGGGTCATCCGAGGTGTACGAACAAATCCAAGATGCGCTATGTCGGGCGGAAAGAACACCGCCCAATTCCATTCGAGGAACAAGCGTACTTTACGTGCTAACGTCGGTATCTTCAGCAAATAAGTTCCTCGCCACAACAA
This window of the Pseudomonadota bacterium genome carries:
- a CDS encoding lipo-like protein, which codes for MRWVSDKLMSWLVQYLTAPSARYEAFSFQEPDVLADYLRPGDVLLVEGNQRFSVAVKYLTQSTWSHAALFVGNALGTSGSGTGENVLVEADLEHGVIAVPLVKYRRLNTRICRPVGLTADDRERLLKFVLDRIGMAYDLKNVIDLARYLLPTPPVPVRWRRRMLALGSGEPTRIICSTMIALAFQSIGYPILPYVRREKKYSESEQRYTELEILHIRHHSLFTPRDFAVSPYFRVVKPTIEQDFDYKELEWD